In Numida meleagris isolate 19003 breed g44 Domestic line chromosome 3, NumMel1.0, whole genome shotgun sequence, the following are encoded in one genomic region:
- the LOC110395786 gene encoding uncharacterized protein LOC110395786 isoform X1 gives MKLWILAVMAVLPVLSVLGHWDHRVLCTVPLLGIVVLTILMARRRRTNAKGTSVTKSMQTNRSTEQSGRKGPGPTLHNSCCWAGLSSCPQEPFRAGASQRCQSIPSEDPSGGAEPLLSCSRTSPTRRSKLSWLRSRGKGRHRSRLHRKAASGRSLPWERQGGTWGPAASSELLGNPPSTDSMEDLSRSLMQSLDTTKICLGLLAKMEKNNGSGAGEARGGWRSEHSVCVRCRRCLDDSCPHHSGSAATTAMGTVTASLCSLDVVVRVEEVQLHVGLRFELSVGGKTLHTWEKTVRLPKRCGSEEYCEECGEPLSRSPEDWGTQQGGSHPNTASQWPLPPWAQPIPPDASERLQRAGMEPLPQVECRVPGHCSTGQCLLCFWCRVKSGGKNPQTAGTAEGSREISI, from the exons ATGAAGCTCTGGATTCTGGCAGTCATGGCAGTCCTCCCAGTCCTCAGTGTCTTGGGCCACTGGGACCACAGGGTGCTCTGCACCGTTCCTCTGCTGGGCATAGTGGTGCTGACCATCCTCATGGCCAGGAGGCGCCGAACCAACGCCAAG GGCACATCAGTAACGAAGAGCATGCAGACCAACAGGAGCACGGAGCAGAGTGGCAGGAAGGGGCCCGGCCCCACATTGCACAACTCGTGCTGCTGGGCCGGGCTCTCCTCATGTCCCCAAGAGCCGTTCCGGGCCGGAGCATCCCAGCGCTGCCAGAGCATTCCATCAGAAGACCCGAGTGGTGGTGCCGAGCctttgctgtcctgcagcagaacCAGTCCCACCAGAAGATCCAAACTCAGCTGGTTGAGGTCACGTGGAAAAGGACGGCACAGAAGcagattgcacaggaaagcagccTCTGGAAGAAGCTTGCCATGGGAGAGACAAGGAGGAACTTGGGGTCCAGCCGCCAGCTCAGAGCTCCTCGGGAACCCACCCTCCACTGACAGCATGGAGGACCTCTCCAGATCCCTGATGCAGTCCTTGGACACCACAAAAATCTGCCTCGGCCTGCTGgccaagatggaaaaaaacaacgGCAGCGGTGCTGGAGAGGCGCGCGGGGGCTGGAGGAGCGAACACTCGGTCTGCGTGCGGTGCCGCCGGTGCCTGGATGACAGCTGCCCGCACCACAGCGGCTCCGCAGCCACCACGGCCATGGGCACGGTGACCGCCTCGCTCTGCTCCCTGGATGTGGTGGTGAGGGTGGAGGAGGTACAGCTGCACGTTGGGTTGCGCTTCGAGCTGTCCGTCGGCGGGAAGACGCTGCACACGTGGGAGAAAACCGTGCGGCTGCCCAAACGTTGTGGCAGTGAGGAATACTGCGAGGAGTGCGGAGAGCCTCTGTCCAGAAGTCCCGAGGACTGGGGGACGCAGCAAGGGGGGTCCCATCCCAACACAGCCTCCCAGTGGCCCCTGCCCCCCTGGGCACAGCCAATCCCCCCAGATGCTTCGGAACGGCTGCAGAGAGCGGGGATGGAGCCCCTGCCCCAGGTGGAGTGCAGGGTCCCGGggcactgcagcacagggcagtgccTCCTCTGCTTCTGGTGCAGGGTGAAGAGCGGAGGGAAGAACCCACAGACAGCGGGGACagctgagggcagcagagagATCAGCATCTGA
- the SELENOI gene encoding ethanolaminephosphotransferase 1 isoform X1, with protein MEYVTAEQLAGFSKYKYSAVDSNPLSLYVMHPFWNTIVKIFPTWLAPNLITFSGFLLLVFNFFLMAYFDPDFYASAPDHQHVPNGVWVVVGLLNFIAYTLDGVDGKQARRTNSSTPLGELFDHGLDSWACVYFVVTVYSTFGRGSTGVSVFVLYLLLWVVLFSFILSHWEKYNTGILFLPWGYDISQVTISIVYIVTAIVGVEAWYAPFLFNFLYRDLFTTMIIACALTVTLPMSLYNFYKAYKNNTLKHHSVHEIMLPLVSPVLLFALCTTWIFVSPMDILEVHPRLFYFMVGTAFANISCQLIVCQMSSTRCQPLNWMLLPIALVLFVVVSGFAPSSETLLLYLLTAFLTLAHIHYGVVVVSQLSRHFNIRPFSLKKPTPDULGMEEEKISLQSAEVL; from the exons TACAGTGCCGTGGACAGCAACCCGCTGTCTCTATATGTCATGCATCCCTTCTGGAACACGATAGTGAAG ATCTTCCCTACTTGGCTGGCCCCAAATCTCATAACGTTTTCTGGCTTCCTGCTGCTTGTCTTCAACTTCTTCCTCATGGCATACTTCGACCCTGACTTTTATGCTTCTG CTCCTGACCACCAGCACGTTCCAAATGGAGTATGGGTCGTTGTGGGTCTCCTCAACTTCATTGCCTACACGTTAG ATGGTGTTGATGGCAAACAGGCTCGCAGGACCAACTCCAGCACACCCCTGGGAGAGCTTTTTGACCATGGCCTGGACAGCTGGGCTTGTGTGTACTTCGTTGTGACGGTCTACTCCACCTTTGGCCGGGGCTCCACGGGTGTCAGTGTCTTCGTTCTCTACCTCCTCTTATGGGTGGTGTTGTTTTCATTCATCCTCTCCCACTGGGAGAAGTATAACACAGGGATTCTCTTCCTGCCCTGGGGATATGACATCAGCCAGGTG acCATTTCAATTGTCTACATAGTGACAGCCATTGTGGGAGTAGAGGCCTGGTATGCACCTTTCCTGTTTAATTTCTTATATAGAGACCTATTCACTACAATGATTATTG cttgtGCTCTCACCGTGACGCTGCCGATGAGCCTGTATAACTTCTACAA GGCCTATAAAAATAACACCTTGAAGCACCACTCTGTTCATGAAATAATGTTGCCCCTCGTGTCCCCAGTGTTGCTCTTTGCTCTCTGCACCACTTGGATCTTCGTTTCGCCTATGGACATCCTGGAGGTCCACCCCAGGCTCTTCTATTTCATGGTTGGAACTGCCTTTGCTAACATTTCT tgccagctgATTGTCTGTCAGATGAGCAGCACCCGCTGCCAGCCTCTGAACTGGATGCTGCTGCCCATAGCTCTGGTGCTCTTCGTTGTGGTTTCTGGGTTTGCACCCAGCAGCGAAACGCTTCTCCTCTACCTGCTGACTGCATTCCTCACCCTGGCGCACATCCACTACGGAGTGGTCGTG GTGAGCCAGCTGAGCAGGCACTTCAATATACGACCCTTCTCACTAAAGAAACCCACACCGGATTGACTAGgaatggaggaagagaaaatcaGCTTGCAGTCTGCAGAAGTACTGTAA
- the LOC110395786 gene encoding uncharacterized protein LOC110395786 isoform X2 produces the protein MQTNRSTEQSGRKGPGPTLHNSCCWAGLSSCPQEPFRAGASQRCQSIPSEDPSGGAEPLLSCSRTSPTRRSKLSWLRSRGKGRHRSRLHRKAASGRSLPWERQGGTWGPAASSELLGNPPSTDSMEDLSRSLMQSLDTTKICLGLLAKMEKNNGSGAGEARGGWRSEHSVCVRCRRCLDDSCPHHSGSAATTAMGTVTASLCSLDVVVRVEEVQLHVGLRFELSVGGKTLHTWEKTVRLPKRCGSEEYCEECGEPLSRSPEDWGTQQGGSHPNTASQWPLPPWAQPIPPDASERLQRAGMEPLPQVECRVPGHCSTGQCLLCFWCRVKSGGKNPQTAGTAEGSREISI, from the coding sequence ATGCAGACCAACAGGAGCACGGAGCAGAGTGGCAGGAAGGGGCCCGGCCCCACATTGCACAACTCGTGCTGCTGGGCCGGGCTCTCCTCATGTCCCCAAGAGCCGTTCCGGGCCGGAGCATCCCAGCGCTGCCAGAGCATTCCATCAGAAGACCCGAGTGGTGGTGCCGAGCctttgctgtcctgcagcagaacCAGTCCCACCAGAAGATCCAAACTCAGCTGGTTGAGGTCACGTGGAAAAGGACGGCACAGAAGcagattgcacaggaaagcagccTCTGGAAGAAGCTTGCCATGGGAGAGACAAGGAGGAACTTGGGGTCCAGCCGCCAGCTCAGAGCTCCTCGGGAACCCACCCTCCACTGACAGCATGGAGGACCTCTCCAGATCCCTGATGCAGTCCTTGGACACCACAAAAATCTGCCTCGGCCTGCTGgccaagatggaaaaaaacaacgGCAGCGGTGCTGGAGAGGCGCGCGGGGGCTGGAGGAGCGAACACTCGGTCTGCGTGCGGTGCCGCCGGTGCCTGGATGACAGCTGCCCGCACCACAGCGGCTCCGCAGCCACCACGGCCATGGGCACGGTGACCGCCTCGCTCTGCTCCCTGGATGTGGTGGTGAGGGTGGAGGAGGTACAGCTGCACGTTGGGTTGCGCTTCGAGCTGTCCGTCGGCGGGAAGACGCTGCACACGTGGGAGAAAACCGTGCGGCTGCCCAAACGTTGTGGCAGTGAGGAATACTGCGAGGAGTGCGGAGAGCCTCTGTCCAGAAGTCCCGAGGACTGGGGGACGCAGCAAGGGGGGTCCCATCCCAACACAGCCTCCCAGTGGCCCCTGCCCCCCTGGGCACAGCCAATCCCCCCAGATGCTTCGGAACGGCTGCAGAGAGCGGGGATGGAGCCCCTGCCCCAGGTGGAGTGCAGGGTCCCGGggcactgcagcacagggcagtgccTCCTCTGCTTCTGGTGCAGGGTGAAGAGCGGAGGGAAGAACCCACAGACAGCGGGGACagctgagggcagcagagagATCAGCATCTGA
- the SELENOI gene encoding ethanolaminephosphotransferase 1 isoform X2 — MEYVTAEQLAGFSKYKYSAVDSNPLSLYVMHPFWNTIVKIFPTWLAPNLITFSGFLLLVFNFFLMAYFDPDFYASAPDHQHVPNGVWVVVGLLNFIAYTLDGVDGKQARRTNSSTPLGELFDHGLDSWACVYFVVTVYSTFGRGSTGVSVFVLYLLLWVVLFSFILSHWEKYNTGILFLPWGYDISQVTISIVYIVTAIVGVEAWYAPFLFNFLYRDLFTTMIIACALTVTLPMSLYNFYKAYKNNTLKHHSVHEIMLPLVSPVLLFALCTTWIFVSPMDILEVHPRLFYFMVGTAFANISCQLIVCQMSSTRCQPLNWMLLPIALVLFVVVSGFAPSSETLLLYLLTAFLTLAHIHYGVVVVSQLSRHFNIRPFSLKKPTPD, encoded by the exons TACAGTGCCGTGGACAGCAACCCGCTGTCTCTATATGTCATGCATCCCTTCTGGAACACGATAGTGAAG ATCTTCCCTACTTGGCTGGCCCCAAATCTCATAACGTTTTCTGGCTTCCTGCTGCTTGTCTTCAACTTCTTCCTCATGGCATACTTCGACCCTGACTTTTATGCTTCTG CTCCTGACCACCAGCACGTTCCAAATGGAGTATGGGTCGTTGTGGGTCTCCTCAACTTCATTGCCTACACGTTAG ATGGTGTTGATGGCAAACAGGCTCGCAGGACCAACTCCAGCACACCCCTGGGAGAGCTTTTTGACCATGGCCTGGACAGCTGGGCTTGTGTGTACTTCGTTGTGACGGTCTACTCCACCTTTGGCCGGGGCTCCACGGGTGTCAGTGTCTTCGTTCTCTACCTCCTCTTATGGGTGGTGTTGTTTTCATTCATCCTCTCCCACTGGGAGAAGTATAACACAGGGATTCTCTTCCTGCCCTGGGGATATGACATCAGCCAGGTG acCATTTCAATTGTCTACATAGTGACAGCCATTGTGGGAGTAGAGGCCTGGTATGCACCTTTCCTGTTTAATTTCTTATATAGAGACCTATTCACTACAATGATTATTG cttgtGCTCTCACCGTGACGCTGCCGATGAGCCTGTATAACTTCTACAA GGCCTATAAAAATAACACCTTGAAGCACCACTCTGTTCATGAAATAATGTTGCCCCTCGTGTCCCCAGTGTTGCTCTTTGCTCTCTGCACCACTTGGATCTTCGTTTCGCCTATGGACATCCTGGAGGTCCACCCCAGGCTCTTCTATTTCATGGTTGGAACTGCCTTTGCTAACATTTCT tgccagctgATTGTCTGTCAGATGAGCAGCACCCGCTGCCAGCCTCTGAACTGGATGCTGCTGCCCATAGCTCTGGTGCTCTTCGTTGTGGTTTCTGGGTTTGCACCCAGCAGCGAAACGCTTCTCCTCTACCTGCTGACTGCATTCCTCACCCTGGCGCACATCCACTACGGAGTGGTCGTG GTGAGCCAGCTGAGCAGGCACTTCAATATACGACCCTTCTCACTAAAGAAACCCACACCGGATTGA